One region of Zingiber officinale cultivar Zhangliang chromosome 7B, Zo_v1.1, whole genome shotgun sequence genomic DNA includes:
- the LOC122003654 gene encoding dirigent protein 11-like, with amino-acid sequence MASSPPLPLLLLLLPILLLLSGPAPSTASSYNEKLTHLHFFFHEIYGGPNATTITVVNPPNSSSYTALGSIGVGDNYLREGAEPGSTLLGRAHELAAAASLGTPTAYLSLFNFIFTAGEYNGSSVSIFGRAVLTEVMDRAIIGGSGKFRMARGYTISKLVNRRVSGDVIYLVVEYDAYIYHMDD; translated from the coding sequence ATGGcgtcctctcctcctcttcctcttcttcttcttcttcttcccattTTGCTACTGCTTTCCGGCCCCGCGCCGTCGACGGCAAGCAGTTACAACGAGAAGTTGACTCACCTCCACTTCTTCTTCCACGAGATCTACGGCGGCCCCAACGCAACCACCATCACGGTGGTCAACCCTCCCAACTCGAGCTCCTACACCGCCCTCGGCAGTATCGGGGTCGGAGATAACTACCTCCGGGAGGGCGCGGAGCCGGGGTCGACGCTGCTGGGGAGGGCGCACGAGCTGGCGGCGGCGGCGTCGTTGGGCACCCCGACGGCGTACCTGTCGCTGTTCAACTTCATCTTCACTGCTGGAGAGTACAATGGGAGCAGCGTTTCTATTTTCGGGAGGGCGGTGCTGACGGAGGTCATGGACAGGGCCATCATCGGCGGCAGCGGCAAGTTTCGGATGGCCCGCGGCTACACGATAAGCAAGTTGGTGAACAGGAGAGTGTCAGGTGACGTCATCTACCTCGTCGTCGAATACGACGCCTACATATATCACATGGACGACTGA
- the LOC122003644 gene encoding transcription factor MYB61-like isoform X2 has protein sequence MGHLCCAKQKVKRGLWSPEEDEKLIDHITKHGHSCWSTVPKEAGLQRCGKSCRLRWINYLKPDLKRGSFSAEEERIIIDVHRILGNRWAQIAKHLPGRTDNEVKNFWNSCIKKKLMAQGLDPKTHNLLSSSRSVTTMNNNSDELSRFGYGQSVHPAPFTISPPIKSFDKMKHAGSVDHCGFNSSAAGAIPVPNFQCQQDNMISDHQLLMGFKDQMIDNSQGSFDFTANGGSSSSSVDYTNVSSSCFGHQQASGFSCLDENIWHEGAMEALNSKQGLQQGQAHQVEASYATTLDLEMIESAFLAAEAEFCSGTTSMENLQWDC, from the exons ATGGGTCATCTCTGCTGCGCCAAGCAGAAGGTCAAGAGAGGCCTCTGGTCTCCTGAGGAAGATGAGAAGCTCATCGACCATATCACCAAACATGGCCACAGCTGCTGGAGCACTGTCCCTAAAGAAGCAg GGTTACAGAGATGTGGAAAGAGTTGCAGACTTAGGTGGATCAACTACTTGAAGCCTGACCTGAAAAGAGGTTCCTTCTCAGCAGAAGAAGAGAGAATTATAATTGACGTCCATAGAATCCTAGGCAACAG ATGGGCTCAGATCGCAAAGCATCTTCCTGGAAGAACAGACAATGAAGTGAAGAACTTTTGGAACTCATGCATCAAGAAGAAGCTGATGGCACAAGGCCTGGATCCAAAGACACACAACTTGTTATCTTCTTCTAGATCTGTTACCACCATGAATAATAATTCCGACGAGCTTTCTAGATTCGGCTATGGGCAGTCTGTTCATCCGGCACCCTTCACCATTAGCCCTCCTATCAAAAGCTTTGACAAGATGAAGCACGCCGGCTCTGTGGATCACTGTGGCTTCAACTCA AGTGCGGCGGGTGCAATTCCTGTGCCCAACTTCCAGTGCCAACAAGATAATATGATCAGTGATCATCAGCTCCTGATGGGGTTCAAGGATCAGATGATCGACAATTCGCAAGGTTCGTTCGACTTCACTGCCAATGGtggctcttcttcctcttccgtGGATTACACAAACGTGTCCTCCTCTTGCTTTGGCCATCAACAAGCTTCAGGTTTCAGCTGCTTGGATGAGAACATTTGGCATGAAGGTGCAATGGAGGCACTAAATTCAAAGCAGGGTCTTCAGCAAGGGCAAGCTCATCAAGTGGAGGCCTCATATGCCACAACCCTTGACCTTGAAATGATAGAGAGTGCATTTTTGGCTGCTGAAGCTGAGTTTTGCAGTGGGACTACTTCAATGGAAAACCTGCAATGGGACTGTTAA
- the LOC122003644 gene encoding myb-related protein 330-like isoform X1 — MGHLCCAKQKVKRGLWSPEEDEKLIDHITKHGHSCWSTVPKEAGLQRCGKSCRLRWINYLKPDLKRGSFSAEEERIIIDVHRILGNRWAQIAKHLPGRTDNEVKNFWNSCIKKKLMAQGLDPKTHNLLSSSRSVTTMNNNSDELSRFGYGQSVHPAPFTISPPIKSFDKMKHAGSVDHCGFNSVLPNLETILPPLLANSNALPSHDQSAAGAIPVPNFQCQQDNMISDHQLLMGFKDQMIDNSQGSFDFTANGGSSSSSVDYTNVSSSCFGHQQASGFSCLDENIWHEGAMEALNSKQGLQQGQAHQVEASYATTLDLEMIESAFLAAEAEFCSGTTSMENLQWDC; from the exons ATGGGTCATCTCTGCTGCGCCAAGCAGAAGGTCAAGAGAGGCCTCTGGTCTCCTGAGGAAGATGAGAAGCTCATCGACCATATCACCAAACATGGCCACAGCTGCTGGAGCACTGTCCCTAAAGAAGCAg GGTTACAGAGATGTGGAAAGAGTTGCAGACTTAGGTGGATCAACTACTTGAAGCCTGACCTGAAAAGAGGTTCCTTCTCAGCAGAAGAAGAGAGAATTATAATTGACGTCCATAGAATCCTAGGCAACAG ATGGGCTCAGATCGCAAAGCATCTTCCTGGAAGAACAGACAATGAAGTGAAGAACTTTTGGAACTCATGCATCAAGAAGAAGCTGATGGCACAAGGCCTGGATCCAAAGACACACAACTTGTTATCTTCTTCTAGATCTGTTACCACCATGAATAATAATTCCGACGAGCTTTCTAGATTCGGCTATGGGCAGTCTGTTCATCCGGCACCCTTCACCATTAGCCCTCCTATCAAAAGCTTTGACAAGATGAAGCACGCCGGCTCTGTGGATCACTGTGGCTTCAACTCAGTACTCCCTAATTTGGAGACAATTTTGCCGCCATTATTAGCTAACTCTAATGCTCTTCCCTCTCATGATCAGAGTGCGGCGGGTGCAATTCCTGTGCCCAACTTCCAGTGCCAACAAGATAATATGATCAGTGATCATCAGCTCCTGATGGGGTTCAAGGATCAGATGATCGACAATTCGCAAGGTTCGTTCGACTTCACTGCCAATGGtggctcttcttcctcttccgtGGATTACACAAACGTGTCCTCCTCTTGCTTTGGCCATCAACAAGCTTCAGGTTTCAGCTGCTTGGATGAGAACATTTGGCATGAAGGTGCAATGGAGGCACTAAATTCAAAGCAGGGTCTTCAGCAAGGGCAAGCTCATCAAGTGGAGGCCTCATATGCCACAACCCTTGACCTTGAAATGATAGAGAGTGCATTTTTGGCTGCTGAAGCTGAGTTTTGCAGTGGGACTACTTCAATGGAAAACCTGCAATGGGACTGTTAA